The sequence TTCTTGAgtgggtctgagtgagctccaatattCTTACCAACCTATAGtaacaatattgttacggggagacgccAGGGCTACTGCGCGTTGCCAgggctattagccccgagaagtttaGGAGGCGCCGCGTGGCGGGGGGCCTGgttgacgtcacggcacggactcaTAGACGCCCGCCGTGGCGCGCCTACTTGGCATGCACTCGCTTCgtacgctgttccgctgtttgcgctCGCTTTTTGCTCGTTTCGAGATTCAAATTAATGATGAAAACAGCATCAATAATGTTCCGTAGTAAAAAGAATAGAAATTTTAAATTTTTTAAGTACATTCGCCAACGGTGCCCACGCTTCTTCTTGAAAGGAgggatcaggtttgttgttgtgtcgcgctgctaacctcgagGATGTGTTTGATTCtcagccacggcagccgcattccgacgagGTGAACAGTAAGAACATGCATGTGCTTAGATACAACAGCACGTTAAGAAtgtcaggtggtcaaaattattcgatacaatgcctcgtaatcatatcgttgctTTGAAACGTAAACCATGCTTACATTATTAGGTAGCGTttttcacgggcgattcctttacgAGATACGACGGTTTTGCCTACACatgtgttatttgcatcggacgcttGTGCGTATCTGCGGACAGCATTTTTGCTGGTGTGTCAAGCCCCGCGCACAGTTACACAGAGGCATGTAGTATCGAGTATCGAAATATATCTCGAAAGCGCCCGCCCGAGAATACCGCTGCCGCCGTTGTgttagtttttcttgtgtactcgctcattCGTCATGTTTAGATTCATATTTTCCttgcaataatttcggggcttcatttcgctacaaaaacaagttgaggttCATTGCAAAACTTATTGCTATCcaatggcgtaggcagaaattttttcgggggaagaagggggggggggagggggcacgcccttgatcctaCGTAGGGTCcagggcaggtaagtgtggtcgagtgtcattttgtgctctgtgtaccatggcagaaaaaatttCCCGGGTGGCCACGGTCTTGCAGCttaggttgaaccctctttgtaagcctgaACGTTTCTCCTCCATAGGTAGGTATCGTAGGTAAGTATCGTGAAGGAGCGGGTACATGGCGGGTGCAGAAAatggcgatcctcggccgcggagaaGGCGAGTccttggcgtgacgtcacatcgccgagACTGCTGCGCCGCCAGTATTCGTTCTCGGGTCTAATACTTGGTTCTGCCTGCCTAtcgccatacatgactatgctatgctttccacTCTCCATTCTccatttccatcctcctcaccctacTTCACTCCTCCTAACActctcttccctttcccgcccccttgctgtaCACAGCTATGCTATACACGGTATTGCCTGCGTGAAGCCATTCATGACTATGCtggctttaccctctcccttcctcctttccgtcctcTTCACCCTCATACTGCTTCTCCGCAGCCTgacttcccttccccacccccttGTTATGCATGTATGGCTGCACCACAGATGACTATGCTATACGCGGTTTTGCTTGACctacgccaagcgacatgagacgacagcatacgatgacggcatacgacagcatactacagcccgggcccctaaaatgctgcGCACTTAAGAGAAATATTCGCACAAATGAAATGTGCACACGTTATAAAAGTCTTCGCTAACATTTTGTCACAGCGGATCATAAGTCACTTGCAAATTGTTTCGTAAGTTCCACACTAACTGCAACAGCTATGAttccatacaaaaaaaaattctgcacaaACACGACACTACACGAAACATGAAGGCAAGAATACCGGTTGATAGTAATGCTAACAGAATTTTTATCCAATATACTACCTCTGATATTTTTTATTCCTAAAAACATTGCACTAGTGTGACGAAGCAATGTTTTgaaaatgttctgtagcccatgGGGCGAAAATATTTGCTATTGATAGACTTGTTGCTAAGGTCAATTTATACACTCGTTTAACTAGGAATAAAACATGGCCATTCATGGTACAAGATCTCGACTTTATTCGATTTGTCTGCATTCTGCGCCGCCATTATTGAAACGAAAGAATTGACGATCGCTGTTAGTGCCCATTTCGCATCGAATTGCATCCTGTAGTTGAATGATGACATGTTTGTCGACCTCATCGACCTGCGAATATGAAGAGAACAACAGTGTGCGGATGATTTGACGTACGATCCTTGTAAGTCGATTCCACATATTGCTCAGGGTGGATTTTTCGAAATACCGCGTAACACGAGTGGAATCGAACACGTTAATGAGTCCCTTAGGTTCAATGCGTTCGAAGTAGCATGAAAAGAAAGTTATGCAGCATAAGGGAAGACGGACGCAGCTCTTGCTATGAACAATGCATAAATGAAACCACCTATACAGTACGCTCGTACACGCGCGTgtcaaaaaaaagcaaaaaaagggggggggggacatcgaCAACCACCCCTTtttagcacaaagccacaaggacatccatgcggatttctccgATAGAAATcgtcttagttgccgaaaaattcgtcctggtcttgggatcgaacctgggactaACGTATTTCGGGGGTGAAcgctttaccaattgagctaacgaagaatttttttctttcatgcaaTTTATTACAAATGGGCGTAATGCTCATACATTCCGAAAAATACTCAAGGCCTCCTCTACAAGCGTACAAAAGGTGTTGCACGGAAAGAAGTTTCAAATAACACCGTGTCCTAAAAGTGTATTGGAGCAGTGCAATTTATGAACAGTGAATAGCTAGCAAGTGGCAGCACGAAtgcgaattaatcgacaactcgaatTGATTTCTTTGTGGTTTCGCGATTTAAACGGGAGGTTGTGAATGGCCCTTTCTTAACCATTCCACcatcttgcgggattccgcagaacttatttgcaaaaatAGAGCAAATACAATACGAAAATTCACCAAGCCACCATGTTATACGGCAAGAATTGGTACCCTATATCTCTGTCGTGTTATAAATGCTACTGGAAGAACACACAATTACCCGCAGGAGAGATACGAACCAACCTGCGAAGACTCTGGTTCGGGTACCATCTGCGGCCAGTCGTTCGTTCCACCTACTGCGGACGTTGAGCTGCCCAATGCAGTCACGCGCGCCCTATCGTGATAGGATATCTTTGTACGTGATGTGTTCTCACATCTCTGTcagcagaagaattgatgcctgggcaagttggaattggttatgcatgttctgTCAGCGTTGAAGCGAGAGACAGCTCGAACCTAGCTGCAGCGACACTGTTTTGAAACTGAGTGTCCGCGGCTCTCTCCTGTCATTGACGGTCACGTTTGCCTGTGCACACTCACCTATGGTTGTTAATTTAGTTAGTAAGCGAACATATGTTTCGAAGTTTATACGCTAAATATTTTGCATAGCATTTATAGACGTCGGCTGGGGGTGCCAATGACATGCCCATGataacgttccaatttgttgctgtcgcattcattgcttcgtcttgTGGCGAAACCGTGACTTTCTATAGTTATTTTTAAACCTTCTCAATCCTGGACACAGGAACAGAACTCACATGACCCAAGGCTCAGGTACTGGTCGCCAATATCTGTCATGCTGTCGGGCAAGATGGCAAACGCTCCTCGGATGACGTTACAAAGGGTGTCTCGAGATATCTCTGCCGGGCTTGAGTTCAACACGTACTCTACAAGACACTGCAACATAGAGTTTCATGTATGTGCAGGCAACCAAAATTTGGGGGTGATCGAGCGGTAAATGCGAGATATATTCGCTAGCATTACATTTAACTACATGTAATTACGTTCAACCACTGTCTTGTGGAAAATCTTACACTGGGCAAACGGGCCGTCGCCTAAACGACCCGTTGCGGGAGCATGCGTGCACAATGAAAACAGGAATAGGCAGCAACCTTGCCCAACATTCCATGAAATGCGGGTGCACGCCACGCTTCGGCCAAACAAAAATACTCAAAAGACAAGAACCAGTGCACCAGGGATATCTATGAGGCTCACGTGATCCACACGCGCAATGAATCAACTGTTAGCATGGCTTCTATAGACCTGCTCAAGAAAGAGCATGATTATCTAGACCATTGAATGTAATCTTCGCGCATGTACTAGTAAGAAGGCTATCATCAGTATATTTTGTTCATTGAATTCGTTTTCCCGACAGTATAGATTCCGCTGCGGCGAAATAAAAACtcgttgtcagtcagcgcttggtcctgtcccttctttctttgtcccgttgtagcgctatttatcagtatgtaccaacaagcccgcattgaCACTCTGTATCAACTCATTGATAGTTCATGACAGTAGGATGTAACTGCAAGCAGTCGATGAAACAACCAGCGCAGCAAGTGACAACTTCCCATCAGGCTCATAGGAAATACTCCGTAAAACCGCACCTTTTGGGGGTTTATGTCGTAACCAAACAAAAGGTTCTCATTGATTTTGTTGCCTATACTACATACTTTGACATTTGGAGCTTGCAACTTTTCTTTCAAGAATGCTTTTTCCCTCTGATTACACTCACTCCATCCCAGCCCGGGAAGTATACGTTGCGCGCCTAATAAAGGAAAGGAAAATACATGAACAGTTGATGAGATGAAAGAATCCTTGAACACAGGGTGCCGATGGAGCCAAGGTTTTGACATGGGATCGTAGCTTCTTCAACGCTGCAACTGGGGGAATAGGAAGGGggaagttgctgccttgaagaagacaggaccGCTTGTTGAAACCTTGGTCCCCGCGACGCCCCGGGCTCAAGAATATTTCATATCatcaagctttcatcttcccctgaaAGATGACATATGTTGTTCAGGGACTGCGTAAGCCCACGAGAGTGATATCATCTGTTGAACTACCGGCCCTACTTAGCAATAGAAATCAGTCGGATATCGATCCTTACCAGAAGGAAATCTACGAGAGATGAGATCACAGACTCCTGCAAAGGAAACAAGCAAAGTACGCTGAGGCAGTATCGTACCATtttcaccatcatcatcgtctGCAGTCTATCgcattaaggcgaaaacctcagattcctcatcaaatgcgaaaattgaccagcgCCCCTcgtggcggcgtcaacatgaattATGCAAAAAATATACACGCGATGACGTCAAAGATTGCCATaatttgatgacgtcattatgaaacTATCATTACGCCACAGTGAtttcacatgatgacgtgatcacatgacgtCATAGCTTCCTAAACCGcgggccgataacggaggcaatacaaaatcaggtgaggtgcctccgatcctggaggcagtgggaaaccacgttaggtgcacaaaagctttcggagggtggcggggcaggaacaatacatagagtgagaagaaaaataagctggctttcgccttccagtcgtcttaggcgaatgcataagggatcctgagAGTTTTTGTCCCCGCAGGACAAACGCGTTTCCCAATGATGTCCAGTTTACCCTTGTCTTACGCGAGCCAATTCCATTTTATGACCCATA comes from Rhipicephalus sanguineus isolate Rsan-2018 chromosome 7, BIME_Rsan_1.4, whole genome shotgun sequence and encodes:
- the LOC119400945 gene encoding uncharacterized protein LOC119400945 isoform X1; translation: MASKYSKPKKDDEICDGTIKIGFPNSFGKCFDDTAKLCKKGELINESVISSLVDFLLCLVEYVLNSSPAEISRDTLCNVIRGAFAILPDSMTDIGDQYLSLGSCR
- the LOC119400945 gene encoding uncharacterized protein LOC119400945 isoform X2 produces the protein MASKYSKPKKDDEICDGTIKIGFPNSFGKCFDDTAKLCKKGELINCLVEYVLNSSPAEISRDTLCNVIRGAFAILPDSMTDIGDQYLSLGSCR